From a single Methylosinus sp. H3A genomic region:
- a CDS encoding ATP-binding protein, with protein MREQQRIFPVRRTYNKFVADQTLEDYSLRYTAEAARRFTPWRVANTALGAISFLACEALGGGVTLMFGFTNAMAAILAVGALIFLASLPIGHYATKYGVDMDLLTRGAGFGYIGSTVTSLIYACFTFILFAIEATIMADALQMCLGVPLGLAYAISSLAILPIAALGIRFISRYQLWTQPIWLVLQTAPFIYLIAVGAPAVSSWMAFPGAAGALDGSFDLRLFGLSASILLSLLPQIGEQVDYLRFLPTTARIGERSWRFALFAAGPGWILIGVAKLAAGSFLAYQALSLGVPAERAAQPSEIYYLAFSSLVHSPGLALALTGIFVVVCQTKINVTNAYAGSIAWSNFFSRITHNHPGRVVWLVFNVTLSLLLMEFGVSHVIDSILAFYSNFAVAWIGALTADLVVDKPLGLSPPQIEFRRAYLYDVNPVGCGAMLGSLLVSTAALYGLLGDTLQSLSAIVGFIVAFSLAPLIAYATGGRYYIARPQAVFREAMRCMICENEFEPSDLASCPAYGAAICSLCCSLDMRCKDACKPKARLASQARALFSALLPRFSLPFFSTRAGRFLVVLGLLAVTSAAILGAIYFQYAAVVGPVQRPIIRTTLEIVFVGLLLVMGVAAWTLVLAQESRRVAEEETRRQTEILREEIAAHERTDAELQRAKEAAEAANIAKTRFIAGLNHEIRTPLNAINGYAQLLERDAAARPQDAIRVIRRSTEHITNLIDGLLDVAKIETGSLDVARDIFRIDETLDQLVDMFRLQAAAKGVAFRYERSAELPRYVRTDRKRLRQILINLVSNAVKFTERGHAGLKVSYRNDIAEFVVEDTGIGIMPEDRERIFAPFERGRMAAVSAIPGTGLGLTITKLLTQIIGGEMRVESEVGRGSRFVVRLYLTAATSPEEGQKPPQIRGYAGARKTILVADDTATHIDVMRQSLGGLGFDLLTAANGADCVALAIERNPDLVMLDIAMPGMDGWEAARRLREALGPETPIMMVSANAHELMERRGPDSPHDDFLVKPIEFSEMLDRIGNLLGLDWLYVAARATPRVEPFAPAALALPRESVEKLLRLCRVGHSRGIETTLREIEAAAPERSAAIAQLRAMAQNFEFEELAQTLEAALTLEAEHVG; from the coding sequence ATGCGCGAGCAGCAGCGAATTTTCCCGGTCCGTCGGACCTACAACAAGTTCGTCGCCGACCAGACGCTCGAGGACTATTCGCTGCGCTACACGGCGGAAGCGGCGCGCCGCTTCACGCCTTGGCGCGTCGCCAACACAGCGCTCGGGGCGATCTCCTTTCTCGCCTGCGAGGCGCTGGGCGGCGGCGTGACGCTGATGTTCGGCTTCACCAACGCCATGGCGGCGATCCTCGCCGTCGGCGCGCTGATCTTTCTCGCCAGCCTGCCGATCGGCCATTACGCGACAAAATACGGCGTCGACATGGATCTGCTGACGCGCGGCGCCGGCTTCGGCTATATCGGCTCCACCGTCACCTCGCTGATCTACGCCTGCTTCACTTTCATACTCTTCGCCATAGAGGCGACGATCATGGCCGATGCGCTGCAAATGTGCCTCGGCGTGCCTCTAGGGCTCGCATACGCTATTTCTTCGCTCGCCATATTGCCCATCGCAGCGCTCGGCATTCGCTTCATCAGCCGCTATCAGCTATGGACGCAGCCGATCTGGCTCGTGCTGCAGACGGCGCCGTTCATCTATCTCATCGCCGTCGGCGCGCCGGCGGTCTCGTCGTGGATGGCTTTTCCCGGCGCCGCGGGCGCGCTGGACGGCTCCTTCGATCTGAGGCTGTTCGGCCTTTCGGCCTCTATCCTGTTGTCGCTGCTGCCGCAGATCGGCGAGCAGGTCGATTATCTGCGCTTTCTGCCGACGACGGCGCGCATCGGCGAGCGCAGCTGGCGCTTCGCGCTCTTCGCCGCCGGGCCGGGCTGGATATTGATCGGCGTCGCCAAGCTCGCCGCGGGCTCGTTTCTCGCCTATCAGGCATTGTCGCTCGGCGTTCCGGCCGAGCGCGCGGCGCAGCCGAGCGAAATCTATTATCTCGCCTTCTCGAGCCTCGTTCATTCGCCAGGCCTCGCATTGGCGCTCACCGGGATTTTCGTCGTCGTCTGCCAAACGAAGATAAATGTCACCAACGCCTATGCCGGCTCCATCGCCTGGTCCAACTTCTTCTCGCGCATCACGCACAATCATCCCGGCCGCGTCGTCTGGCTGGTGTTCAACGTCACTTTGTCGCTGTTGCTGATGGAGTTCGGCGTCAGTCATGTCATCGACAGCATTCTCGCCTTCTATTCCAATTTCGCCGTCGCCTGGATCGGCGCGCTGACCGCCGATCTCGTCGTCGACAAGCCGCTCGGATTGAGCCCGCCGCAGATCGAGTTTCGCCGCGCCTATCTCTATGACGTCAATCCGGTCGGCTGTGGGGCGATGCTCGGCTCGCTCCTCGTCTCGACGGCGGCGCTCTACGGCCTGCTGGGCGACACGCTGCAGTCGCTTTCGGCGATCGTCGGCTTTATTGTCGCCTTCTCGCTCGCGCCGCTCATCGCCTACGCCACCGGCGGACGCTATTACATCGCGCGCCCGCAGGCTGTCTTCCGCGAGGCCATGCGCTGCATGATCTGCGAGAACGAGTTCGAGCCCAGCGACCTGGCGTCCTGCCCGGCCTATGGAGCGGCGATCTGCTCGCTGTGCTGCTCGCTGGACATGCGCTGCAAGGACGCCTGCAAGCCTAAGGCGCGGCTCGCCTCGCAGGCGCGCGCGCTCTTCTCCGCTCTTCTGCCGAGATTCTCACTGCCCTTCTTCTCGACGCGCGCGGGCCGATTTCTCGTCGTGCTCGGTCTGCTCGCGGTGACGAGCGCGGCGATCCTCGGCGCGATCTATTTCCAATATGCCGCCGTCGTCGGCCCGGTGCAGAGGCCGATCATCCGCACGACGCTGGAGATCGTCTTCGTCGGCCTGCTGCTCGTCATGGGCGTCGCCGCCTGGACATTGGTGCTCGCGCAGGAGAGCCGCCGCGTGGCGGAGGAGGAGACGCGCCGCCAGACCGAGATTTTGCGCGAGGAGATCGCCGCTCACGAGCGCACAGACGCCGAGCTGCAGCGCGCCAAGGAGGCGGCGGAGGCCGCCAATATCGCTAAGACGCGCTTCATAGCGGGGCTCAATCACGAAATTCGGACGCCGCTCAACGCCATCAACGGCTATGCGCAATTGCTCGAGCGTGACGCCGCGGCGCGCCCGCAGGACGCCATTCGCGTCATTCGCCGCAGCACGGAGCATATCACCAATCTCATCGACGGCCTGCTCGACGTCGCCAAGATCGAGACCGGGTCGCTCGACGTCGCGCGCGACATTTTCCGCATCGACGAGACGCTGGACCAGCTCGTCGACATGTTCCGCCTGCAGGCGGCGGCCAAGGGCGTCGCCTTCCGCTATGAGCGCAGCGCCGAGCTGCCGCGCTATGTGCGCACCGACAGGAAGCGCCTGCGGCAAATCCTCATCAATCTCGTCTCCAACGCGGTGAAATTCACCGAGCGCGGCCATGCGGGGCTGAAGGTGTCCTATCGCAACGACATCGCCGAATTTGTCGTCGAGGACACCGGGATCGGCATCATGCCGGAAGATAGGGAGCGCATTTTCGCGCCCTTCGAGCGCGGCCGCATGGCGGCGGTCTCCGCCATTCCCGGCACCGGCCTCGGCCTCACCATCACCAAGCTGCTGACGCAGATCATCGGCGGTGAGATGCGCGTCGAGAGCGAGGTCGGACGCGGCAGCCGCTTTGTCGTGCGCCTCTATCTCACTGCCGCGACCTCGCCGGAGGAGGGGCAGAAGCCGCCGCAAATCCGCGGCTACGCCGGGGCGCGCAAGACCATTCTCGTCGCCGACGACACGGCGACGCACATCGATGTGATGCGCCAATCGCTCGGCGGGCTCGGCTTCGACCTGCTGACGGCCGCCAATGGCGCCGATTGCGTCGCGCTCGCCATCGAGCGCAATCCCGATCTCGTCATGCTCGACATCGCGATGCCCGGCATGGACGGCTGGGAGGCCGCGCGCCGGCTGCGCGAAGCGCTCGGCCCCGAGACGCCGATCATGATGGTCTCCGCCAACGCCCATGAGCTGATGGAGCGTCGCGGGCCGGATTCGCCGCATGACGATTTTCTGGTGAAGCCGATCGAATTCTCCGAAATGCTCGATCGCATCGGCAATCTTCTGGGGCTCGACTGGCTCTATGTCGCGGCGCGCGCCACGCCGCGCGTGGAGCCTTTCGCGCCCGCCGCGCTCGCCTTGCCGCGCGAAAGCGTCGAGAAGCTGCTGCGGCTCTGCCGCGTCGGCCATAGCCGCGGCATAGAAACCACTCTGCGCGAGATCGAGGCGGCGGCGCCGGAGCGCTCCGCGGCGATCGCGCAATTGCGGGCGATGGCGCAGAATTTCGAATTCGAGGAGCTCGCGCAGACGCTCGAGGCCGCTCTGACGCTGGAGGCCGAGCATGTCGGCTGA
- a CDS encoding glycosyltransferase → MGDGRKIVIATFGSLGDLNPYVALAHALKRIGFRPVLAASAFYRDWIESEGLGFAAVRPDVGELAERFGMDIGVLAERVARDDGFMFRELIFPYLRQSFEDVAAASEGAAAVVAHSLCFSAKLAAERLGLPLFDGVVSPLFLLSAYDPPLGPRSRFVAAPRSGPALAYNKAMAFALTHVLAWQGRPIARLRRELGLPRRRGRALLTGGPHAAATFGLVSPLLAPPQPDHPADLFIVGHTFHDRFTDTAEGLPAALEAFLEAGGPPIVVTLGSFVVRGRSEFYRAVGLAALRLRHRAVLLVADEEREALAEGLPPQLFVAGHVRHSLILPRAAAVVHHGGSGACGQALRAGRPQLVVPVFGDQGDNAARVERLGVGRLLPYDRCSTERLVEELGALFSDDGYARSAREAAGRIGSEDGAAAAAAKIAAFVGCAAISVEA, encoded by the coding sequence ATGGGAGACGGGCGGAAAATCGTCATCGCGACCTTCGGCTCGCTCGGCGACCTCAATCCTTATGTGGCACTCGCTCACGCGCTGAAGCGCATCGGCTTCCGCCCGGTCCTCGCCGCCAGCGCCTTCTACCGCGACTGGATCGAGAGCGAGGGGCTCGGCTTCGCCGCTGTGCGGCCGGACGTCGGCGAGCTCGCCGAGCGATTCGGCATGGACATAGGCGTGCTCGCCGAGCGGGTCGCGCGCGACGACGGCTTCATGTTCCGGGAGCTGATTTTCCCCTACCTCCGCCAGAGCTTCGAGGATGTCGCGGCCGCGAGCGAGGGCGCGGCGGCGGTCGTCGCGCACAGCCTCTGCTTTTCCGCCAAGCTCGCGGCGGAGCGGCTCGGTCTGCCGCTCTTCGACGGCGTCGTCTCGCCGCTCTTCCTGCTCTCGGCCTATGATCCGCCGCTCGGCCCGCGCTCGCGTTTCGTGGCCGCGCCGCGCTCCGGCCCGGCGCTCGCCTATAATAAAGCGATGGCCTTTGCGCTGACGCATGTCCTGGCCTGGCAGGGGAGGCCGATCGCAAGGCTGCGGCGGGAGCTCGGCCTGCCGCGCCGTCGCGGGCGCGCTCTTTTGACCGGCGGCCCTCATGCCGCGGCGACATTCGGCCTGGTGAGCCCGCTTCTGGCGCCGCCGCAGCCGGATCATCCGGCCGATCTCTTCATCGTCGGCCACACTTTCCACGATCGCTTCACCGACACGGCCGAGGGGCTGCCTGCCGCGCTGGAGGCGTTTCTCGAGGCCGGCGGGCCGCCGATCGTCGTGACGCTCGGCAGTTTTGTCGTGCGCGGCCGCTCGGAATTCTACCGCGCCGTCGGCCTCGCGGCGCTTCGCCTGCGTCACCGCGCCGTGCTGCTGGTCGCCGACGAGGAGCGGGAGGCGCTCGCCGAAGGGTTGCCGCCGCAGCTTTTCGTCGCCGGCCATGTCCGCCATTCGCTGATCCTCCCGCGCGCAGCGGCGGTCGTGCATCATGGCGGCTCGGGCGCCTGTGGGCAGGCGTTGCGCGCCGGCCGGCCGCAGCTCGTGGTCCCCGTCTTCGGCGATCAGGGCGACAACGCCGCGCGCGTCGAGCGTCTCGGCGTCGGCCGGCTGCTGCCCTATGATCGCTGTTCCACGGAGCGGCTCGTCGAGGAGCTCGGCGCGCTCTTTTCCGACGACGGCTATGCGCGGAGCGCCCGCGAGGCGGCCGGGCGCATCGGCAGCGAGGATGGCGCGGCGGCGGCGGCGGCGAAGATCGCGGCGTTCGTCGGATGCGCGGCAATTTCGGTCGAGGCGTAA
- a CDS encoding SlyX family protein, which produces MSDEFSDQSSRLVALETAVAHQDRIVAELNDVIALQWRRIDTLERQIARLLEEFQKLGDQRDSPEPPPPHY; this is translated from the coding sequence ATGAGCGATGAGTTTTCGGATCAGTCGTCTCGTCTCGTCGCCCTGGAGACGGCGGTCGCGCATCAGGACAGAATCGTCGCCGAGCTGAACGACGTCATTGCTTTGCAATGGCGCAGGATCGACACGCTGGAGCGGCAGATCGCCCGTTTGCTCGAGGAGTTTCAGAAGCTGGGAGACCAGCGCGATTCGCCGGAGCCCCCTCCGCCACATTATTGA
- the rlmN gene encoding 23S rRNA (adenine(2503)-C(2))-methyltransferase RlmN: MTAASAPAPRPSLAGATRAELADALRAIDTPERDIKMRVSQLWHWIYFRGAREFSEMLNISKILRGKLDERFTLSLAEIAAEQVSTDGTRKWLLRLDPVDAQDKGAEIECVYIPESDRGTLCVSSQVGCTLNCSFCHTGTQKLVRNLTTREIVAQLLVARTRLGDFPGLEPPTDGLVPSGPDVRAVSNIVFMGMGEPLYNLEQVENAIEIISDGDGLSLSKRRITVSTSGVVPQIEKLGAECGPMLAISLHAVRDALRDELVPINKKYPIRALLDACRDYPGASNARRITFEYVMLKGVNDSPSEARELVRLLKGIPAKINLIPFNPWPGAPYECSDWETIERFSDIVFNAGYASPVRTPRGRDILAACGQLKSETEKLRARARLAVE, encoded by the coding sequence ATGACCGCCGCTTCCGCCCCCGCCCCGAGGCCGTCGCTCGCCGGCGCCACGCGCGCCGAGCTCGCCGACGCGTTGCGCGCCATAGACACGCCGGAGCGCGACATCAAAATGCGGGTCTCGCAGCTCTGGCATTGGATCTATTTCCGCGGCGCGCGCGAGTTTTCGGAGATGCTCAACATCTCGAAAATCCTGCGCGGCAAGCTCGACGAGCGCTTCACGCTCTCGCTTGCGGAGATCGCGGCCGAGCAGGTCTCCACCGATGGCACGCGCAAATGGCTGCTGCGGCTGGACCCCGTCGATGCGCAGGACAAGGGCGCGGAGATCGAATGCGTCTATATTCCCGAGAGCGACCGCGGAACCTTATGCGTCTCCAGCCAAGTGGGCTGCACGCTCAATTGCAGCTTCTGCCATACGGGCACGCAAAAGCTGGTGCGCAATTTGACGACGCGCGAGATCGTCGCGCAGCTCCTCGTCGCGCGCACGCGGCTCGGCGATTTTCCCGGCCTCGAGCCGCCCACAGACGGGCTCGTGCCCTCGGGGCCGGATGTGCGCGCTGTGTCGAATATCGTCTTCATGGGCATGGGCGAGCCGCTCTATAATCTCGAGCAGGTCGAGAACGCGATCGAGATCATCTCCGACGGCGACGGGCTGTCGCTGTCGAAGCGGCGCATCACCGTCTCGACATCGGGCGTCGTGCCGCAGATCGAGAAGCTCGGCGCCGAATGCGGACCCATGCTCGCGATCTCGCTGCATGCCGTGCGCGACGCATTGCGCGACGAGCTGGTGCCGATCAACAAGAAATATCCGATCCGCGCGCTGCTCGACGCTTGCCGTGACTATCCCGGCGCCTCTAATGCGCGGCGCATCACTTTCGAATATGTGATGCTGAAGGGCGTCAACGACAGCCCGTCGGAAGCGCGCGAATTGGTGCGGCTACTGAAGGGCATACCGGCCAAGATCAATCTGATCCCCTTCAACCCCTGGCCGGGCGCGCCTTACGAATGCTCCGACTGGGAGACGATCGAGCGTTTCTCCGACATCGTCTTCAACGCCGGCTATGCGAGCCCGGTACGCACGCCGCGCGGCCGCGACATTCTCGCGGCCTGCGGGCAGCTGAAGAGCGAGACCGAGAAATTGCGCGCGCGGGCGCGGCTCGCGGTGGAATAG
- a CDS encoding response regulator — MSADLRQRDTALVVDDNRDELSLLVEALERADFTALAATNGEAALALLERVTPNVVVLDAVMSGLDGFATCRRIKQNPRFAHLPVIFLTGLKDTGHVLMGLEAGGVDYVVKPVIIEELVARIRIHVSNAKAAFGARVALDATGRHLLAIDRGGRLLWCTPQAADLLATRFGPFEILRSQPPESFSALLRAAAERRDRDAPAAEGPVSVSFLCEIGGEELLFRLTEAQSVSDEAFLAQKFALTLREAEVLSWLARGKSNHDIAEILCISPRTVHKHLERIFVKLGVDSRSSATSVALQTLKARAVD; from the coding sequence ATGTCGGCTGACCTGCGCCAGCGCGACACGGCGCTCGTCGTCGACGACAATCGCGACGAGCTGAGCCTGCTCGTCGAGGCGCTGGAGCGCGCCGATTTCACGGCTCTCGCCGCCACCAATGGCGAGGCGGCGCTGGCTCTGCTGGAGCGCGTGACGCCCAATGTCGTCGTGCTGGACGCGGTGATGTCCGGCCTCGACGGTTTTGCGACCTGCCGGCGCATAAAGCAGAATCCGCGCTTCGCGCATCTGCCGGTCATCTTTCTCACCGGCCTCAAGGACACGGGCCATGTGCTCATGGGGCTCGAGGCAGGCGGCGTCGATTATGTGGTGAAGCCGGTCATCATCGAGGAGCTGGTCGCGCGCATCCGCATTCACGTCTCCAACGCCAAGGCGGCCTTTGGCGCGCGTGTGGCGCTGGACGCGACGGGGCGCCATCTTCTGGCGATCGACCGCGGCGGCCGGCTGCTCTGGTGTACGCCGCAGGCGGCCGATCTTCTCGCGACGCGCTTCGGGCCCTTCGAGATTTTGCGATCGCAGCCGCCCGAGTCCTTTTCGGCGCTGCTGCGCGCGGCGGCGGAGCGCCGCGACCGAGACGCGCCTGCGGCCGAGGGGCCCGTCTCCGTCTCCTTTCTGTGCGAGATCGGCGGCGAAGAGCTGTTGTTTCGCCTGACCGAGGCCCAGAGCGTCAGCGACGAGGCGTTTCTCGCGCAGAAATTCGCGCTGACGCTGCGCGAGGCGGAGGTGCTGAGCTGGCTGGCGCGCGGCAAGTCTAATCACGACATCGCCGAGATTCTCTGCATCTCGCCGCGCACGGTGCATAAGCATCTCGAGCGCATCTTCGTGAAGCTCGGCGTCGACAGCCGCTCCTCCGCGACCTCCGTCGCCCTGCAGACGCTGAAGGCGCGGGCCGTCGATTGA
- a CDS encoding L,D-transpeptidase produces the protein MSISFRQRISSFTAAAALACGLAVLPGAADAAHNVVSYSAPVQAGTVVISARQRSLFLVNGDGTAIRYPVAVPKAGKEWSGYAHIDGKYVNPDWVPPAVVKQDHPELPNFIHGGSPHNPMGVRALTLDRNQVAIHGTTNKMRASVGTAASYGCIRMLNEDVVDLYERVGVGTPVVMTP, from the coding sequence ATGAGTATTTCGTTTCGTCAGCGTATTTCGAGCTTCACGGCTGCGGCGGCTCTCGCCTGCGGCCTGGCCGTCCTGCCGGGGGCGGCCGATGCAGCGCATAATGTCGTCTCCTACAGCGCCCCGGTTCAGGCGGGCACAGTGGTCATCAGCGCCCGCCAGCGCAGCCTGTTCCTGGTCAATGGCGATGGCACGGCCATTCGCTATCCGGTCGCCGTGCCCAAAGCCGGCAAGGAATGGTCCGGCTACGCCCATATCGACGGGAAATATGTGAATCCCGATTGGGTGCCGCCGGCGGTGGTCAAGCAAGACCATCCCGAGCTGCCCAATTTCATCCATGGCGGCTCGCCGCATAATCCGATGGGCGTCCGCGCTCTGACGCTCGATCGCAATCAGGTCGCGATCCACGGCACCACCAATAAAATGCGCGCTTCGGTCGGCACGGCGGCCTCCTATGGCTGCATCCGCATGCTGAACGAGGATGTCGTCGACCTCTATGAGCGCGTCGGCGTCGGCACGCCGGTCGTCATGACTCCTTGA
- a CDS encoding methyltransferase domain-containing protein: MERNSSAPAIFDRGLLRRRLARATTRGAPDFLMARAADDLADRLAGIKRPFPRSLDLCTPSAHFAEIVAASGRPPPLRAGRFYEPGVDLVVEEEALPFAAEAFDLIVSGFALQWVDDLPGALAQARRMLAPDGLFLACFPGGASLIELRAAFAQAEDEICGGASPRVSPFVDLRDLGGLLQRAGFALPVTDVDSFTLRYDSMFALCAELRAMGAANVLTQRSRKPLRRAVLLRAAEIYANRFSDADGRVRATMELVWLSGWAPHESQQKPLEPGSAQMRLADALKPRESGGAS; the protein is encoded by the coding sequence ATGGAGAGAAACTCATCCGCGCCCGCGATCTTCGACCGCGGCCTGTTGCGCCGCCGGTTGGCGCGGGCGACGACCCGCGGCGCGCCGGATTTTCTGATGGCGCGGGCCGCCGACGATCTCGCGGACCGGCTGGCGGGCATCAAGCGCCCCTTCCCCCGCTCTCTCGATCTCTGCACGCCCTCGGCCCATTTCGCCGAGATCGTCGCGGCGAGCGGACGCCCGCCGCCGCTGCGCGCCGGGCGTTTCTATGAGCCGGGCGTCGATCTCGTGGTCGAGGAGGAGGCGCTGCCCTTCGCGGCGGAAGCATTCGATCTCATCGTCTCGGGCTTTGCGCTGCAATGGGTCGACGATCTGCCCGGCGCGCTCGCCCAGGCGCGGCGCATGCTGGCGCCGGACGGGCTTTTTCTCGCCTGCTTCCCGGGCGGCGCGAGCCTCATCGAGCTGCGCGCCGCCTTCGCCCAGGCCGAAGACGAGATCTGCGGCGGCGCGAGCCCCCGCGTGTCGCCTTTCGTCGATCTGCGCGATCTCGGCGGGCTGCTGCAGCGGGCGGGCTTCGCCCTGCCTGTCACCGACGTCGACTCCTTCACGCTGCGCTATGATTCCATGTTCGCGCTCTGCGCCGAGCTGCGCGCAATGGGCGCCGCCAATGTGCTGACGCAGCGCTCGCGCAAGCCGCTGCGGCGCGCGGTTCTACTGCGGGCGGCGGAAATCTACGCGAATCGCTTTTCCGACGCCGACGGGCGCGTGCGCGCGACGATGGAACTGGTCTGGCTCTCCGGCTGGGCGCCGCATGAGAGCCAGCAGAAGCCGCTCGAGCCCGGCTCGGCGCAAATGCGGCTCGCCGATGCGCTGAAGCCGCGGGAGAGCGGCGGCGCCTCGTAG
- a CDS encoding disulfide bond formation protein B, translating into MIAALLSTRLRMALVILGVAIATIGGAWIIEAMGFAPCELCLKQRIPYYAGIPLAAFAGIALQRGGEGAARIALALLGLLFAAGTALALYHSGVELKLFPGPSECTGALRKAGSFDDFRSSLDKMKVVSCDRPALRIFTLTLSNWNVLISAALAAIAFRAWRGDRAA; encoded by the coding sequence GTGATCGCCGCTCTCCTCTCCACGCGGCTGCGCATGGCGCTGGTCATCCTCGGCGTCGCCATCGCCACCATAGGCGGCGCCTGGATCATCGAGGCGATGGGCTTCGCGCCCTGCGAATTGTGCCTGAAGCAACGCATTCCCTATTACGCCGGCATTCCGCTCGCCGCCTTCGCGGGCATAGCCCTGCAGCGGGGCGGGGAGGGCGCCGCGCGCATCGCGCTGGCGCTGCTCGGGCTTCTCTTCGCGGCGGGAACGGCGCTGGCGCTCTATCATTCGGGCGTCGAGCTGAAGCTCTTTCCCGGCCCCTCGGAATGCACGGGCGCGCTGCGAAAGGCCGGCTCTTTCGACGATTTCCGCTCCTCGCTCGACAAGATGAAAGTGGTGAGCTGCGATCGTCCGGCGCTGCGCATCTTCACGCTCACGCTCAGCAATTGGAATGTGCTGATCTCCGCCGCTCTCGCCGCCATCGCCTTTCGCGCCTGGCGCGGCGATCGCGCCGCATAA
- a CDS encoding YqaA family protein, translating to MIKKLYDWTMSLAASRHAPLALGAIAFAESSFFPVPPDVILLPMSLAEPKRSWLYAGICTVASVAGGALGYAIGALFYDTLGLWLIELYGYAAKMEALRAFYAQWGALFILVKGLTPIPFKLVTIVSGLMDYNFGLFLALSLVTRGARFFILAAAINHFGDFLRDKLEAHFGLFMGVMAAIVVVGFVVAAKFL from the coding sequence ATGATCAAAAAGCTCTACGACTGGACCATGTCGCTCGCCGCCAGCCGGCACGCGCCGCTCGCGCTCGGCGCCATAGCTTTCGCGGAAAGCTCCTTCTTCCCCGTTCCGCCGGATGTGATTCTCCTGCCTATGTCGCTGGCCGAGCCCAAGCGCTCCTGGCTCTACGCCGGCATCTGCACCGTGGCCTCGGTCGCCGGCGGCGCGCTCGGCTACGCCATAGGCGCGCTCTTCTACGACACGCTCGGGCTCTGGCTCATCGAGCTCTACGGCTACGCCGCCAAAATGGAGGCGCTGCGGGCCTTCTACGCCCAATGGGGCGCGCTCTTCATATTGGTGAAGGGGCTGACGCCCATTCCCTTCAAGCTCGTCACCATCGTCTCCGGGCTGATGGATTATAATTTCGGGCTGTTTCTGGCGCTCTCGCTCGTCACCCGCGGCGCGCGCTTCTTCATCCTCGCGGCGGCGATCAATCATTTCGGCGATTTCCTGCGCGACAAGCTCGAGGCGCATTTCGGCCTGTTCATGGGCGTGATGGCGGCGATCGTCGTCGTCGGCTTCGTCGTGGCGGCGAAATTCCTGTGA
- a CDS encoding YbjN domain-containing protein: MLIAPDKDFDRPRHPVDIVEQLAATNDWSFDRDDEDEISISVAGSWTDYHVAFTWLGELETLHVSCAFDLRVPERRRTEAQALIRTINEQLWVGHFDLWPSEGVVMHRQGLLLTGGAQPSGPQCAALLDHALETCERYYQAFQFVLWAGKGAKEALETATFETKGEA; the protein is encoded by the coding sequence ATGCTGATCGCACCTGACAAAGACTTCGACCGTCCCCGACATCCCGTCGACATCGTGGAGCAATTGGCGGCCACCAACGACTGGAGCTTCGATCGCGACGACGAAGACGAGATCTCCATTTCGGTCGCCGGCAGTTGGACCGACTATCATGTCGCCTTCACTTGGCTCGGGGAGCTCGAGACGCTTCATGTGAGCTGCGCCTTCGATCTGCGCGTGCCGGAACGCCGCCGCACGGAGGCGCAGGCGCTGATCCGCACGATCAACGAGCAACTCTGGGTCGGGCATTTCGATCTGTGGCCGAGCGAGGGCGTCGTCATGCATCGCCAAGGCCTGCTGCTGACCGGCGGCGCGCAGCCCTCCGGCCCGCAATGCGCCGCGCTGCTGGACCATGCGCTGGAGACCTGCGAGCGCTATTATCAGGCTTTCCAATTCGTGCTCTGGGCCGGCAAAGGCGCCAAGGAGGCGCTCGAGACCGCGACCTTCGAGACCAAGGGAGAAGCGTGA
- a CDS encoding protease inhibitor I42 family protein — MTKSILIAIAVILLELSAVRAKERSLSLAAGETRTIEFVENPSTGYVWRFDRAASGNPAIVRVGEDGFSPSGGESDRPFVGAPGRRRFRVEAVAVGRARLVFVEERPWEKRPVQRRVVEVRVR, encoded by the coding sequence ATGACGAAGTCGATTCTTATCGCGATCGCTGTGATTTTGCTCGAATTATCCGCGGTTCGGGCAAAGGAGCGGAGCCTGTCCCTCGCCGCGGGCGAGACGCGCACGATCGAGTTCGTCGAGAATCCGTCGACCGGCTATGTCTGGCGCTTCGATCGCGCGGCGAGCGGAAATCCGGCGATCGTCCGGGTCGGGGAGGACGGCTTCTCGCCATCTGGCGGCGAATCCGATCGGCCGTTCGTCGGCGCGCCGGGCCGGCGCCGTTTCCGCGTCGAGGCCGTGGCGGTCGGTCGAGCGCGCCTCGTCTTCGTCGAAGAACGTCCCTGGGAGAAGCGGCCGGTCCAGCGTCGGGTCGTCGAGGTTCGGGTGCGGTAG